A portion of the Ricinus communis isolate WT05 ecotype wild-type chromosome 10, ASM1957865v1, whole genome shotgun sequence genome contains these proteins:
- the LOC8273440 gene encoding steroid 5-alpha-reductase DET2: MAFSDGSLFHKSLLALYLIGPPTFISLKFLQAPYGKHNRPGWGPTISPPLAWFLMESPTLWLTFLLFPFGQHASNPKAWVLMFPYLFHYFHRTCLYPLRLYWNTNQRNTKITSGFPVSMALLAFLFNFLNAYLQARWVSHYKEDYDQDRWFWWRFWGGLVVFAWGMWTNVWSDRVLVRLKREGDGYKVPRGGLFDLVSCPNYFGEIVEWLGWTLMTWSWVGFGFFLYTSANLVPRAVANHKWYLDKFGKDYPRGRKAVIPFLY; the protein is encoded by the coding sequence ATGGCTTTCTCAGATGGAAGCCTCTTTCATAAAAGCCTCCTAGCTCTCTACCTCATAGGGCCCCCTACCTTCATCTCCCTCAAGTTCCTTCAAGCACCGTATGGAAAACACAACCGCCCTGGATGGGGCCCCACCATCTCGCCACCTTTGGCCTGGTTCCTCATGGAGAGCCCCACTCTCTGGCTTACATTTTTACTCTTCCCTTTTGGCCAACATGCTTCCAATCCCAAAGCTTGGGTTCTTATGTTCCCTTATCTCTTCCATTATTTCCACCGCACCTGTCTCTACCCTCTACGCCTTTACTGGAATACAAATCAGCGGAATACCAAAATCACTAGCGGTTTTCCTGTGAGCATGGCCCTTCTGGCATTTTTGTTCAACTTCTTGAATGCTTACTTGCAAGCCAGGTGGGTATCTCATTACAAGGAGGATTATGACCAGGATAGGTGGTTCTGGTGGAGGTTTTGGGGTGGGCTAGTGGTGTTTGCGTGGGGTATGTGGACTAATGTATGGTCGGACAGGGTTTTGGTTCGGTTAAAGAGAGAAGGTGATGGGTATAAGGTGCCAAGAGGAGGGTTGTTTGATCTGGTGAGCTGCCCCAACTACTTTGGTGAGATTGTGGAATGGCTTGGTTGGACTCTGATGACATGGTCCTGGGTTGGGTTTGGGTTTTTTCTCTATACATCTGCCAACTTGGTGCCGAGGGCAGTGGCTAACCATAAGTGGTATCTGGACAAGTTTGGAAAGGATTATCCAAGAGGTAGAAAAGCTGTCATCCCTTTCTTGTATTGA